From Strigops habroptila isolate Jane chromosome 1, bStrHab1.2.pri, whole genome shotgun sequence, a single genomic window includes:
- the ATG9B gene encoding autophagy-related protein 9B isoform X1, with product MTAGTDECPRQASRRAMAEQGEYHRLEDFEEDSPPGEEELLVHVTEGLQDSWHHIKNLDNFFTKIYHFHQKNGFACMMLSDVFELVQFLFVVTFSTFLLCCVEYDVLFANRPLNHTGGAAPDRSKVTLPDAILPAPQCAQRIRASGWIIFLLVMAAVFWLYRLVKVLCSLLSYWEIRTFYIKALNIPSEGLCNYSWQEVQARLISLQRQQQMCVHKRELTELDIYHRILRFKNYMVAMLNKSLLPVRFHLPLLGPIVFLTQGLKYNLELLLFWGPGSLFQNKWSLRPQCKRAGARRELAQRLARTMVLVGLANLLLCPCVLVWQLLYAFFSYAEVIKREPGSLGARRWSLYGRHYLRHFNELNHELQARLSRGYKPATKYMNSFTSPLLTVLAKNIGFFAGSILAVLIVLTVYDEDVLTVQHILTAITLLGLVVTVARSFIPDEHTVWCPEQLLQRVLAHVHYMPDHWQGNASRSETRSEMAQLFQYKAVFILEELLSPILTPLILIFALPSRALDIVDFFRNFTVEVVGVGDICSFAQLDIRNHGNPQWLSAGQTEASVYQQAENGKTELSLMHFAITNPRWQPPPQSELFLSQLKEKVQQDAAAAPPAQRILAEGPLGASLLSDDSAAAPDGLLASVLARPIFSASGLVSRDRRFAQPCSTASTAASVLASLASPLPGPARGPAADSPGCHSDRRLPEESLLLSESRLRSLSRSALITEVASAEMSLHAIYLHELHQQQQQGPGPQAVGVWMATGAPKPPSMTTGSAARASQAQHREMPLGGWAEEEEEEEDEEEQTTT from the exons ATGACTGCGGGTACCGATGAGTGTCCCCGGCAGGCATCACGGCGGGCGATGGCGGAGCAGGGGGAGTACCACCGCCTGGAGGACTTCGAGGAGGACTCACCCCCGGGcgaggaggagctgctggtgcacGTCACCGAGGGGCTGCAAG ACTCCTGGCACCACATCAAGAACCTGGATAATTTCTTCACCAAG ATCTACCACTTCCACCAGAAGAATGGCTTCGCCTGCATGATGCTCTCTGATGTCTTTGAGCTGGT GCAGTTCCTGTTCGTGGTCACCTTCTCCAccttcctgctgtgctgtgtggagTATGATGTCCTCTTTGCCAACCGGCCACTCAACCACACTGGTGGGGCAGCCCCCGACCGCAGCAAGGTGACGCTGCCCGATGCCATCCTGCCTGCCCCACAGTGTGCCCAGAg GATCCGGGCCAGTGGCTGGATCATCTTCCTGCTTGTGATGGCAGCCGTGTTCTGGCTGTACCGGCTGGTGAAGGTGCTGTGCAGCCTGCTGAGCTACTGGGAGATCCGCACCTTCTACATCAAAGCCCTCAACATCCCCTCG GAGGGGCTGTGCAACTACAGCTGGCAGGAGGTGCAGGCGCGGCTGATCTCGCTGCAGCGCCAGCAGCAGATGTGTGTGCACAAGCGGGAGCTGACGGAGCTGGACATCTACCACCGCATCCTGCGCTTCAAGAACTACATGGTGGCCATGCTCAACAAGTCGCTGCTGCCCGTCCGCTTCCACCTGCCGCTGCTGGGCCCCATCGTCTTCCTCACCCAGGGCCTCAAGTACAACCTGGAGCTGCTCCTCTTCTGGGGACCCGGCTCCCTCTTCCAGAACAAGTGGAGCCTGCGGCCACAGTGCAAGCGTGCGGGCGCCCGTCGGGAGCTGGCCCAGCGCCTGGCGCGCACCatggtgctggtggggctggccaacctgctgctctgcccctgcgTGCTGGTCTGGCAGCTCCTCTACGCCTTCTTCAGCTACGCCGAGGTCATCAAGCGGGAGCCGGGCAGCCTGGGTGCCCGCCGCTGGTCCCTCTACGGCCGCCACTACCTGCGGCACTTCAACGAGCTCAACCACGAGCTGCAGGCGCGGCTGAGCCGCGGATACAAGCCAGCCACCAAGTACATGAACTCCTTCACCAGCCCGCTGCTCACTGTGCTGGCCAAGAACATCGGCTTCTTTGCCGGCTCCATCCTGGCCGTGCTCATCGTCCTGACTGTCTATGACGAGGACGTGCTGACGGTGCAGCACATCCTCACTGCCATCacgctgctggggctggtggtcACTGTGGCCAG GTCCTTCATCCCTGATGAGCACACAGTGTGGTGTCcggagcagctcctgcagcgTGTCCTGGCCCATGTCCACTACATGCCCGACCACTGGCAGGGCAATGCCAGCCGGTCAGAGACGCGCAGCGAGATGGCACAGCTCTTCCAGTACAAGGCG GTCTTCatcctggaggagctgctgagccCCATCCTCACGCCGCTCATCCTCATCTTCGCCCTGCCCTCCCGCGCCCTGGACATTGTTGACTTCTTCCGCAACTTCACGGTGGAGGTGGTTGGGGTTGGTGACATCTGCTCCTTTGCTCAGCTCGACATCCGCAACCATGGCAATCCCCAG TGGCTGTCGGCCGGGCAGACGGAGGCCTCCGTGTACCAGCAAGCAGAGAATGGAAAGACAGAGCTGTCGCTGATGCACTTTGCCATCACGAACCCGCGCTGGCAGCCGCCACCGCAGAGCGAGCTGTTCCTCAGCcagctgaaggagaaggtgcAGCAGGATGCGGCCGCCGCACCACCCGCCCAGCGCATCCTGGCCGAGGGGCCGCTGGGCGCATCCCTCCTCTCCGACGACTCAGCGGCAGCA CCGGATGGTTTGCTGGCCAGTGTCCTGGCACGGCCCATCTTCTCGGCCAGCGGGCTGGTGTCCCGGGACCGGCGCTTcgcccagccctgcagcactgccagcaccgCCGCCAGCGTCCTGGCATCCCTGGCGTCCCCCCTGCCCGGGCCGGCACGCGGCCCCGCCGCCGACAGCCCCGGCTGCCACAGCGACCGCCGGCTCCCTGAGGAGAG CCTGCTCCTGAGTGAGTCGCGGCTGCGCAGCCTGAGCCGCTCGGCGCTGATCACCGAGGTGGCCTCAGCCGAGATGAGCCTCCACGCCATCTACCTGCATGAG ctccaccagcagcagcagcagggccccGGGCCCCAGGCCGTGGGGGTGTGGATGGCCACAGGGGCACCCAAGCCACCCTCCATGACCACAG GCTCGGCTGCCAGGGCCTCACAGGCTCAACACCGGGAGATGCCGCTGGGTGGCtgggctgaggaagaggaggaagaggaggacgAGGAAGAGCAGACAACGACCTAG
- the ATG9B gene encoding autophagy-related protein 9B isoform X2 has product MAEQGEYHRLEDFEEDSPPGEEELLVHVTEGLQDSWHHIKNLDNFFTKIYHFHQKNGFACMMLSDVFELVQFLFVVTFSTFLLCCVEYDVLFANRPLNHTGGAAPDRSKVTLPDAILPAPQCAQRIRASGWIIFLLVMAAVFWLYRLVKVLCSLLSYWEIRTFYIKALNIPSEGLCNYSWQEVQARLISLQRQQQMCVHKRELTELDIYHRILRFKNYMVAMLNKSLLPVRFHLPLLGPIVFLTQGLKYNLELLLFWGPGSLFQNKWSLRPQCKRAGARRELAQRLARTMVLVGLANLLLCPCVLVWQLLYAFFSYAEVIKREPGSLGARRWSLYGRHYLRHFNELNHELQARLSRGYKPATKYMNSFTSPLLTVLAKNIGFFAGSILAVLIVLTVYDEDVLTVQHILTAITLLGLVVTVARSFIPDEHTVWCPEQLLQRVLAHVHYMPDHWQGNASRSETRSEMAQLFQYKAVFILEELLSPILTPLILIFALPSRALDIVDFFRNFTVEVVGVGDICSFAQLDIRNHGNPQWLSAGQTEASVYQQAENGKTELSLMHFAITNPRWQPPPQSELFLSQLKEKVQQDAAAAPPAQRILAEGPLGASLLSDDSAAAPDGLLASVLARPIFSASGLVSRDRRFAQPCSTASTAASVLASLASPLPGPARGPAADSPGCHSDRRLPEESLLLSESRLRSLSRSALITEVASAEMSLHAIYLHELHQQQQQGPGPQAVGVWMATGAPKPPSMTTGSAARASQAQHREMPLGGWAEEEEEEEDEEEQTTT; this is encoded by the exons ATGGCGGAGCAGGGGGAGTACCACCGCCTGGAGGACTTCGAGGAGGACTCACCCCCGGGcgaggaggagctgctggtgcacGTCACCGAGGGGCTGCAAG ACTCCTGGCACCACATCAAGAACCTGGATAATTTCTTCACCAAG ATCTACCACTTCCACCAGAAGAATGGCTTCGCCTGCATGATGCTCTCTGATGTCTTTGAGCTGGT GCAGTTCCTGTTCGTGGTCACCTTCTCCAccttcctgctgtgctgtgtggagTATGATGTCCTCTTTGCCAACCGGCCACTCAACCACACTGGTGGGGCAGCCCCCGACCGCAGCAAGGTGACGCTGCCCGATGCCATCCTGCCTGCCCCACAGTGTGCCCAGAg GATCCGGGCCAGTGGCTGGATCATCTTCCTGCTTGTGATGGCAGCCGTGTTCTGGCTGTACCGGCTGGTGAAGGTGCTGTGCAGCCTGCTGAGCTACTGGGAGATCCGCACCTTCTACATCAAAGCCCTCAACATCCCCTCG GAGGGGCTGTGCAACTACAGCTGGCAGGAGGTGCAGGCGCGGCTGATCTCGCTGCAGCGCCAGCAGCAGATGTGTGTGCACAAGCGGGAGCTGACGGAGCTGGACATCTACCACCGCATCCTGCGCTTCAAGAACTACATGGTGGCCATGCTCAACAAGTCGCTGCTGCCCGTCCGCTTCCACCTGCCGCTGCTGGGCCCCATCGTCTTCCTCACCCAGGGCCTCAAGTACAACCTGGAGCTGCTCCTCTTCTGGGGACCCGGCTCCCTCTTCCAGAACAAGTGGAGCCTGCGGCCACAGTGCAAGCGTGCGGGCGCCCGTCGGGAGCTGGCCCAGCGCCTGGCGCGCACCatggtgctggtggggctggccaacctgctgctctgcccctgcgTGCTGGTCTGGCAGCTCCTCTACGCCTTCTTCAGCTACGCCGAGGTCATCAAGCGGGAGCCGGGCAGCCTGGGTGCCCGCCGCTGGTCCCTCTACGGCCGCCACTACCTGCGGCACTTCAACGAGCTCAACCACGAGCTGCAGGCGCGGCTGAGCCGCGGATACAAGCCAGCCACCAAGTACATGAACTCCTTCACCAGCCCGCTGCTCACTGTGCTGGCCAAGAACATCGGCTTCTTTGCCGGCTCCATCCTGGCCGTGCTCATCGTCCTGACTGTCTATGACGAGGACGTGCTGACGGTGCAGCACATCCTCACTGCCATCacgctgctggggctggtggtcACTGTGGCCAG GTCCTTCATCCCTGATGAGCACACAGTGTGGTGTCcggagcagctcctgcagcgTGTCCTGGCCCATGTCCACTACATGCCCGACCACTGGCAGGGCAATGCCAGCCGGTCAGAGACGCGCAGCGAGATGGCACAGCTCTTCCAGTACAAGGCG GTCTTCatcctggaggagctgctgagccCCATCCTCACGCCGCTCATCCTCATCTTCGCCCTGCCCTCCCGCGCCCTGGACATTGTTGACTTCTTCCGCAACTTCACGGTGGAGGTGGTTGGGGTTGGTGACATCTGCTCCTTTGCTCAGCTCGACATCCGCAACCATGGCAATCCCCAG TGGCTGTCGGCCGGGCAGACGGAGGCCTCCGTGTACCAGCAAGCAGAGAATGGAAAGACAGAGCTGTCGCTGATGCACTTTGCCATCACGAACCCGCGCTGGCAGCCGCCACCGCAGAGCGAGCTGTTCCTCAGCcagctgaaggagaaggtgcAGCAGGATGCGGCCGCCGCACCACCCGCCCAGCGCATCCTGGCCGAGGGGCCGCTGGGCGCATCCCTCCTCTCCGACGACTCAGCGGCAGCA CCGGATGGTTTGCTGGCCAGTGTCCTGGCACGGCCCATCTTCTCGGCCAGCGGGCTGGTGTCCCGGGACCGGCGCTTcgcccagccctgcagcactgccagcaccgCCGCCAGCGTCCTGGCATCCCTGGCGTCCCCCCTGCCCGGGCCGGCACGCGGCCCCGCCGCCGACAGCCCCGGCTGCCACAGCGACCGCCGGCTCCCTGAGGAGAG CCTGCTCCTGAGTGAGTCGCGGCTGCGCAGCCTGAGCCGCTCGGCGCTGATCACCGAGGTGGCCTCAGCCGAGATGAGCCTCCACGCCATCTACCTGCATGAG ctccaccagcagcagcagcagggccccGGGCCCCAGGCCGTGGGGGTGTGGATGGCCACAGGGGCACCCAAGCCACCCTCCATGACCACAG GCTCGGCTGCCAGGGCCTCACAGGCTCAACACCGGGAGATGCCGCTGGGTGGCtgggctgaggaagaggaggaagaggaggacgAGGAAGAGCAGACAACGACCTAG